In Equus caballus isolate H_3958 breed thoroughbred chromosome 7, TB-T2T, whole genome shotgun sequence, one DNA window encodes the following:
- the SMIM35 gene encoding small integral membrane protein 35 isoform X2 gives MTGPNFVFNLYQIRNLKELEMGPPFTISGHISSPDGVYMKFSNRLV, from the exons GGCCTAATTTTGTCTTCAACTTGTACCAAATCCG GAACCTGAAGGAGCTGGAGATGGGTCCACCCTTTACCATCAGTGGCCACATCAGCAGCCCAGATGGTGTCTATATGAAGTTCTCCAACAGGCTTGTCTGA
- the SMIM35 gene encoding small integral membrane protein 35 isoform X1, whose product MTGEDSIGTLGLILGVGLSLLLVSILGYSLAKWYQRGYCWEGPNFVFNLYQIRNLKELEMGPPFTISGHISSPDGVYMKFSNRLV is encoded by the exons GTGAGGACTCCATCGGCACCTTGGGCCTGATCCTCGGTGTGGGGCTATCGCTGCTGCTTGTGTCCATCCTGGGCTACAGCCTGGCCAAGTGGTACCAGCGTGGGTACTGCTGGGAGG GGCCTAATTTTGTCTTCAACTTGTACCAAATCCG GAACCTGAAGGAGCTGGAGATGGGTCCACCCTTTACCATCAGTGGCCACATCAGCAGCCCAGATGGTGTCTATATGAAGTTCTCCAACAGGCTTGTCTGA